The proteins below are encoded in one region of Deferribacter autotrophicus:
- a CDS encoding efflux RND transporter permease subunit — translation MEKKDKELKNSEVEACEIDVEEEIEELKYGIAERVAKAFLRSKITPLLVIAALFIGIVSVIFTPKEEEPQIVVPMVDIFVPYPGANAKDVEKVVVEPLEKLMWEIPGVEYVYGTAMNDVGMVVVRFKVGEDEEKSITKLKTKIDYNMDRMPQGVMPPIIKKRSIDDVPQVALTLWSKEYDSYTLRRIAVEVEQQLKEIPDISETTIIGGYKRVVRIEPDIVALKSYNLDLFRLYGALNMSNQSLNSGEITHNNKTFYIKAGGFFKDVEDVKNLVVGVYQGKPVYLKDVAKVMDAPEVPENYVLIGFNEKISPNLYNAVTISISKRKGSDSVVVAEHILKKLEGLKKTIIPESVNVTITRNYGETAYDKVKTLIEHLLGAILAVIIVMTITMGWRAGLVVFVALPVTFALTLFVYYMFDYTLNRVTLFALIFVAGLVVDDAIIVVENMERHFKISKTNLLKRAILAVGEVGNPTILATITVIVAIYPMAFVRGLMGPYMKPMPIGASLAMIFSLLVALIITPWLSYKLLAGHTKVEKDVDEEEYIKTTKLYKIYSNILVPLIDKLSLRILLAFVMIGLFIGAFMFIPTKLVVMKMLPFDNKNELQVIIDMPEGTPLEETTRVASEIGNYLATVKEVENYEIYAGIAAPYNFNGLVRHYFLRRGNNVADIQVNFVDKTARKLKSHDLAKLIREPIQRIAKKYNANVKIAEIPPGPPVLSTLVAEVYGPNEKARLEVAKKVKEIFEKTEGVVDVDWYVEDDMKEYVFEVDKEKAALTGISTEMIAKTMYMALKGMKVGRIHTGFDREDVDIVLKLPESEKNILENIKNINLISMAGKPVPLIELVHLKEKIKDKAIYHKNLQPVVYVTGDVAGKEESPVYAILKMNKDIKNITYNGEQVKLLWTHQPETTDHVSIKWDGEWQITYEVFRDLGLAFAAVLIIMYFVLVAWFKSFMTPIIMMIPIPLSLLGIIPGHYLFGEFFTATSMIGFIALAGIMVRNAVLLIDFTEAALEKGKNIKEAVVQAGAIRTRPVVLTTVAVITGALFMLPDPIFAGLGVSLITGAVVSTVLTLVIIPLTYYFYYKVFERFIKKAEV, via the coding sequence ATGGAGAAAAAAGATAAAGAGTTGAAAAATAGTGAAGTAGAAGCCTGTGAAATAGATGTGGAAGAAGAAATTGAAGAGTTAAAGTATGGAATTGCAGAGAGGGTAGCAAAAGCATTTTTACGTTCTAAAATTACCCCTTTGCTTGTAATTGCTGCATTGTTTATAGGGATTGTATCTGTAATTTTTACTCCTAAAGAAGAAGAACCACAAATTGTGGTACCCATGGTAGATATATTTGTGCCATATCCAGGAGCTAATGCAAAGGATGTGGAAAAGGTTGTGGTAGAACCCCTTGAAAAGCTGATGTGGGAAATTCCTGGTGTTGAGTATGTATATGGCACTGCAATGAATGATGTGGGTATGGTGGTTGTAAGGTTTAAAGTGGGTGAAGATGAAGAAAAAAGTATTACAAAACTAAAAACTAAAATAGATTACAACATGGACAGGATGCCGCAAGGGGTAATGCCACCTATCATTAAAAAACGCTCCATTGATGATGTGCCTCAGGTGGCATTGACTTTGTGGTCAAAGGAGTATGATTCTTATACACTTAGAAGAATTGCTGTGGAGGTGGAGCAGCAGCTAAAAGAGATTCCTGATATATCAGAAACGACGATTATAGGTGGATACAAAAGGGTTGTAAGAATTGAGCCTGATATTGTAGCACTCAAATCATACAATCTTGATCTGTTTAGATTGTATGGTGCTCTCAATATGTCAAATCAGTCTTTAAACTCAGGCGAAATCACTCACAATAACAAAACCTTTTATATTAAAGCAGGTGGTTTTTTCAAAGATGTGGAAGATGTAAAAAATCTTGTAGTGGGTGTTTATCAGGGGAAACCGGTTTATCTGAAGGATGTAGCTAAAGTAATGGATGCTCCTGAAGTGCCTGAAAATTACGTATTAATCGGTTTTAATGAAAAAATATCTCCTAACCTTTATAATGCAGTAACAATATCAATTTCTAAGAGAAAAGGGAGTGACTCGGTTGTTGTAGCTGAGCATATATTGAAAAAGCTCGAAGGTCTTAAAAAGACAATTATTCCTGAAAGTGTAAATGTAACAATAACAAGGAACTACGGTGAAACAGCTTATGATAAGGTGAAAACCCTTATTGAACACCTGCTTGGAGCTATTTTAGCGGTTATTATAGTAATGACCATTACTATGGGGTGGCGAGCAGGGTTAGTTGTGTTTGTGGCATTGCCTGTGACTTTTGCTCTTACCTTGTTTGTTTACTATATGTTTGACTATACATTGAATAGAGTAACTCTTTTTGCTCTTATATTTGTAGCTGGTTTGGTGGTGGATGACGCCATTATCGTTGTGGAAAATATGGAACGGCACTTTAAGATATCAAAGACTAATCTGTTAAAACGGGCAATATTAGCTGTTGGAGAAGTGGGTAACCCTACAATTCTTGCAACAATCACAGTAATTGTGGCCATTTATCCAATGGCTTTTGTTAGAGGTTTGATGGGACCATATATGAAACCTATGCCTATTGGAGCATCATTGGCAATGATTTTCTCACTGCTTGTGGCTCTTATCATCACTCCATGGCTATCGTACAAACTTCTAGCAGGCCATACCAAAGTAGAAAAGGATGTGGACGAAGAAGAATATATCAAGACCACAAAGCTGTATAAAATTTACAGTAACATACTTGTACCATTGATAGATAAACTTTCTTTGAGGATTTTGTTAGCGTTTGTGATGATTGGACTTTTTATCGGTGCATTTATGTTTATCCCAACAAAGCTTGTGGTAATGAAAATGCTTCCGTTTGATAATAAAAATGAACTACAAGTAATTATCGATATGCCTGAAGGAACACCTCTTGAGGAAACAACAAGGGTGGCATCAGAGATTGGTAATTATCTTGCAACGGTAAAAGAAGTGGAAAATTATGAAATTTATGCCGGTATTGCCGCTCCATACAATTTCAACGGTCTTGTAAGACATTACTTTTTAAGACGAGGCAACAATGTAGCGGATATTCAGGTAAATTTTGTGGATAAAACTGCAAGGAAATTAAAAAGCCATGACCTTGCGAAACTCATACGTGAGCCTATTCAAAGGATTGCCAAGAAATACAATGCAAATGTGAAAATTGCGGAAATTCCACCTGGTCCTCCAGTGTTATCTACTTTAGTAGCAGAAGTTTATGGACCAAATGAAAAGGCAAGGCTTGAGGTAGCTAAAAAAGTGAAAGAGATTTTCGAGAAGACCGAAGGCGTGGTGGATGTGGACTGGTATGTGGAAGATGATATGAAGGAGTATGTCTTTGAAGTGGATAAAGAAAAGGCTGCTTTAACAGGTATTTCTACGGAAATGATTGCAAAGACAATGTATATGGCATTGAAAGGGATGAAAGTGGGCAGAATCCATACCGGTTTTGATAGAGAAGATGTGGATATTGTATTGAAATTACCTGAGAGTGAGAAAAATATTCTGGAAAATATTAAAAATATTAATTTAATTTCAATGGCAGGAAAACCCGTGCCATTAATTGAGCTTGTTCATTTGAAAGAGAAAATAAAAGATAAAGCCATATATCATAAAAATCTTCAGCCTGTGGTTTATGTTACAGGAGATGTGGCAGGAAAAGAAGAGAGCCCTGTTTATGCGATTTTAAAGATGAATAAGGATATCAAAAATATTACTTACAATGGAGAGCAGGTTAAATTGCTTTGGACACATCAACCTGAGACTACAGATCATGTAAGTATTAAATGGGATGGAGAATGGCAGATTACTTATGAAGTGTTTAGAGATCTGGGACTTGCATTTGCTGCAGTACTGATAATTATGTATTTTGTACTTGTGGCATGGTTTAAGTCATTTATGACTCCAATAATTATGATGATACCTATTCCTTTGAGTTTGCTTGGTATAATTCCAGGACATTACCTTTTTGGAGAGTTCTTTACAGCTACAAGTATGATAGGATTCATTGCTCTTGCCGGTATTATGGTAAGAAATGCTGTGTTGCTCATCGACTTTACTGAGGCAGCCTTGGAGAAAGGAAAGAATATAAAGGAAGCGGTGGTGCAGGCAGGAGCCATCAGAACAAGGCCTGTGGTGCTTACCACAGTGGCAGTTATTACAGGTGCACTGTTTATGTTGCCTGACCCAATCTTTGCTGGGCTTGGGGTTTCTCTGATTACAGGTGCTGTGGTATCCACAGTATTGACTCTTGTAATTATACCACTTACCTATTACTTTTACTATAAAGTGTTTGAAAGATTTATAAAAAAAGCGGAGGTATAA
- a CDS encoding efflux RND transporter periplasmic adaptor subunit — MKKWLAILSLFFFVACSSGEKKKMAEQLETPKRVKVKTEILKKEMVNTAITYSGTVFSNTTTYLMPKVVGYIEKIYAKEGERFKKGDLLVKIKSKELEDKREFAKAAVKEAENGLKQAELGIAMAKQQYQQAKAAFELAEKTYKRFQNLIANESVSKQEFDEVEAKYKMAKAAYELAERNVKLAEEKLNQVKIKRKQALAALSEVNTYLSYTKIVAPFDGIVLEKKSDVGNLAAPGQPILKIGSLDNVVYAFVNESATGKFKVGSEVEVEIPSVGIRYTAKVLEISPDVDPATRNFKVKLTGNINATPGMYAKINITGAKENILLVPKQSVVVRGQLEIVFVDKNGRAELRIVKTGRRFQDKVEILSGLSEGEKIVIENADKLNAGDILEG, encoded by the coding sequence ATGAAAAAGTGGTTAGCCATTTTGTCATTATTCTTTTTTGTAGCTTGTTCATCAGGTGAAAAAAAGAAAATGGCAGAACAATTGGAAACTCCAAAAAGGGTTAAAGTGAAAACGGAGATATTAAAAAAAGAGATGGTAAATACTGCCATCACCTATAGTGGAACGGTTTTTAGTAATACCACCACATACCTTATGCCCAAGGTAGTTGGATATATTGAAAAGATTTATGCAAAAGAAGGGGAGAGGTTTAAAAAAGGCGATTTGCTTGTAAAGATTAAAAGTAAAGAGTTGGAGGATAAAAGGGAATTTGCAAAGGCTGCTGTTAAAGAAGCTGAAAATGGGTTAAAGCAGGCAGAGCTTGGTATTGCAATGGCAAAGCAGCAATATCAACAGGCTAAGGCAGCTTTTGAGCTTGCTGAAAAAACTTATAAAAGATTTCAAAACCTCATTGCAAATGAAAGTGTAAGCAAACAAGAGTTTGATGAAGTGGAAGCTAAATATAAAATGGCCAAGGCAGCTTATGAGCTTGCTGAAAGGAATGTGAAACTTGCAGAAGAAAAGCTGAATCAGGTGAAAATTAAGAGGAAACAAGCATTGGCTGCGTTATCGGAAGTAAATACATATTTATCTTATACAAAGATTGTGGCACCTTTTGATGGAATAGTCTTAGAAAAGAAATCAGATGTGGGTAATTTGGCTGCACCTGGTCAACCTATTTTGAAAATTGGAAGTCTCGATAATGTGGTTTATGCCTTTGTAAATGAGAGTGCTACAGGCAAATTTAAGGTAGGTAGTGAAGTAGAGGTAGAAATTCCATCTGTTGGCATACGCTACACTGCAAAAGTTTTAGAAATAAGCCCAGATGTAGATCCAGCTACGAGAAATTTTAAAGTAAAATTGACTGGAAATATTAATGCAACTCCAGGTATGTATGCCAAAATAAATATTACAGGTGCAAAAGAAAATATATTGCTTGTACCAAAACAGTCAGTGGTGGTTAGAGGACAGCTTGAAATAGTTTTTGTGGATAAAAATGGAAGAGCTGAGTTGCGTATTGTAAAAACGGGTAGAAGATTCCAGGACAAAGTAGAAATTCTTAGTGGGTTGAGTGAAGGTGAGAAAATTGTGATAGAGAATGCTGATAAACTAAATGCAGGAGATATCCTGGAGGGGTAA
- a CDS encoding TolC family protein — MRILKFSGLLLLFSSLAFAKPLTFTEAKKMVLENNSVIKAYEEEAKAAKYQLYQAKGAYLPKLNISETYMRTDEPATAAFIKMAQGKFDMPYFLTQMSNPENVSNFESKIEIIQPIFMNGKIFFGIKQAKEMEQAANLKLSRVKETLIYNTYRSFYAVGLSEKALDVTKKSYERTKRYYEMAKDFYENGMIVKSDLLVAENYLLMNEAAVRDAEKQVEVSKSFLQRLLNSDEDIEIVWSDVDLNVNKKLDEYLVLAMSNREDLKAYEKYLKINDYEVKKAKSLFLPEVALFANYKQNDDKFLGDEGNGFTVGAYVKLNLFNGFSDYNKVRESRSKYLSLLNKITDLKYQIKSEVKEAYYSILASEKKVETAKIQVEKAYEALKITENRFKEGLAKVTELLDREVEVKEAELKLYMAEYDLIVDKARLMLAAGLLK, encoded by the coding sequence ATGAGAATATTAAAATTTTCCGGGCTGCTTTTACTTTTTAGTAGTTTAGCTTTTGCTAAGCCACTTACGTTTACTGAAGCCAAAAAGATGGTTTTGGAGAACAATAGTGTGATTAAGGCTTATGAAGAGGAAGCAAAAGCAGCGAAGTATCAATTGTATCAAGCAAAGGGTGCTTATCTTCCAAAGCTCAATATCTCAGAAACGTATATGAGAACAGATGAGCCTGCAACAGCGGCATTTATTAAAATGGCTCAAGGTAAATTTGACATGCCATATTTTTTGACTCAAATGAGCAATCCTGAAAATGTGTCGAATTTTGAAAGCAAGATCGAGATAATACAACCTATTTTTATGAATGGTAAAATTTTCTTTGGAATAAAACAGGCAAAAGAGATGGAGCAAGCTGCAAATTTAAAATTATCAAGGGTCAAAGAGACTTTGATTTATAACACGTATAGGTCTTTTTATGCAGTGGGGTTGTCGGAAAAAGCTCTTGATGTAACAAAAAAATCTTATGAGCGGACTAAAAGATATTATGAAATGGCAAAAGATTTCTACGAAAATGGGATGATTGTCAAAAGTGACCTGCTTGTTGCTGAAAATTATCTTCTGATGAATGAAGCAGCTGTAAGAGATGCAGAAAAGCAGGTGGAAGTTTCTAAGAGCTTTTTGCAACGACTTTTAAATTCTGATGAAGATATTGAAATTGTTTGGAGTGATGTGGATCTGAATGTGAATAAGAAGTTAGATGAATATTTAGTTCTCGCTATGAGTAATAGAGAAGATTTGAAGGCCTATGAGAAGTATTTAAAGATTAATGATTATGAAGTGAAAAAGGCAAAGAGCTTGTTTTTGCCTGAGGTCGCACTTTTTGCAAATTATAAACAAAACGATGATAAGTTTCTTGGAGATGAGGGGAATGGTTTTACGGTAGGAGCCTATGTGAAACTGAACCTGTTTAACGGTTTTTCTGATTATAATAAGGTAAGGGAATCAAGAAGTAAATACCTCTCACTTCTAAATAAAATTACCGATTTGAAATATCAAATTAAGAGTGAGGTAAAAGAAGCATATTACTCCATACTTGCAAGTGAAAAAAAGGTGGAGACTGCAAAAATCCAGGTTGAAAAAGCTTATGAAGCTTTAAAGATTACTGAAAACAGGTTTAAGGAAGGGCTTGCAAAAGTAACTGAGCTTCTTGACAGGGAAGTGGAAGTAAAAGAAGCAGAATTAAAACTGTATATGGCAGAATATGATTTGATAGTTGATAAGGCAAGATTGATGCTTGCTGCTGGATTATTGAAATAA
- a CDS encoding metalloregulator ArsR/SmtB family transcription factor, with protein sequence MMNIYDIYAEKLKVLGHPIRLQLVHGLSKKECNVTKISEMMSIPQAIISRHLSLLKNAGIVEGERDKNVICYKVIDEKIRKIVDILMEEEE encoded by the coding sequence ATGATGAATATTTATGATATATATGCTGAAAAGCTAAAAGTCTTAGGTCATCCGATTAGATTACAGCTTGTTCATGGTTTATCAAAGAAGGAATGCAATGTAACAAAGATTTCAGAGATGATGAGTATACCTCAAGCAATAATAAGCAGACACTTGAGTCTTTTGAAAAATGCCGGGATTGTAGAGGGGGAAAGAGATAAAAATGTTATTTGTTATAAAGTAATTGATGAAAAAATAAGAAAAATCGTGGATATACTTATGGAGGAAGAAGAATGA
- the rpsB gene encoding 30S ribosomal protein S2: MSYISIKNLLEAGVHFGHQTKRWNPKMEKYVFGKKNGIYIIDLQKTVQCFNQAYEFVRDMVKNGSTVLFVGTKKQAQEAIKEAAEKCQSFYVNNRWLGGTLTNFQTIKTRIQRLKELEEMFNSGYIKNYSKKEAARLKKEYEKLKKNLYGIKDMEDIPDILFIIDIKREMNAVLEAKKLGLPIVAIVDTNCDPDLVDFPIPGNDDAIRACQLIAGKIADAVLEGKQLREEELLEEIRAASEQKEEDEDIPVDEIVESEETTEEEKEEVKEEK, translated from the coding sequence ATGTCGTACATCTCAATCAAAAACCTTTTAGAAGCCGGTGTGCATTTTGGCCATCAAACAAAAAGATGGAACCCAAAGATGGAAAAATATGTCTTTGGGAAGAAAAACGGTATCTATATTATCGACCTTCAAAAAACTGTACAATGCTTTAACCAGGCCTATGAATTCGTTAGAGATATGGTAAAAAACGGTTCTACAGTTCTTTTTGTAGGAACAAAAAAGCAGGCTCAAGAAGCTATTAAAGAAGCAGCTGAAAAGTGCCAAAGCTTTTATGTAAACAACAGATGGCTTGGCGGTACCTTAACTAACTTCCAAACCATTAAAACAAGAATCCAAAGACTTAAAGAATTGGAAGAAATGTTCAACTCAGGGTACATAAAAAATTATTCTAAAAAAGAAGCTGCTAGATTGAAAAAAGAATATGAAAAGCTTAAAAAGAACCTTTATGGTATCAAAGACATGGAAGATATCCCTGATATACTTTTTATCATTGATATAAAAAGAGAAATGAATGCTGTATTAGAAGCAAAAAAACTTGGACTTCCAATTGTAGCAATTGTTGATACAAACTGTGATCCTGACTTAGTTGATTTCCCAATTCCAGGAAATGATGATGCTATAAGAGCTTGTCAGCTTATTGCTGGCAAAATTGCTGATGCAGTTCTTGAAGGAAAACAACTCAGAGAAGAAGAACTGCTTGAAGAAATTAGAGCAGCTAGTGAACAAAAAGAAGAAGATGAAGATATCCCTGTTGATGAAATAGTAGAAAGTGAAGAAACAACCGAAGAAGAAAAAGAAGAAGTTAAGGAGGAAAAATAA
- the tsf gene encoding translation elongation factor Ts, which translates to MAQITAAMVKELREKTGAGMMDCKKALQETNGDIEKAVEFLRKKGLADAAKKSGRIAAEGLVVSYIHGGGKIGVLVEVNCETDFVARTDEFKELCHDIAMHICASNPLYVSKDEVPQEVIEKEKEIYVAKAKEQGKPDHIIEKIVEGQIKKYLESICLLDQPFVKNPDVTISQYIAEKIAKIGENIKVRRFVRYQLGEGIEKKQENFVEEVMKQVRGA; encoded by the coding sequence ATGGCACAAATTACCGCAGCAATGGTTAAAGAGCTTAGAGAAAAAACTGGCGCAGGGATGATGGACTGCAAAAAAGCTTTACAGGAAACAAATGGTGATATTGAAAAAGCTGTAGAATTTTTAAGAAAAAAAGGGCTTGCTGATGCTGCTAAAAAATCCGGTAGAATTGCAGCAGAAGGGCTTGTAGTTTCATATATTCATGGTGGTGGTAAAATCGGAGTATTGGTTGAAGTAAACTGTGAAACAGACTTTGTTGCAAGAACCGATGAATTTAAAGAATTATGCCACGATATTGCTATGCATATCTGTGCATCAAATCCTCTTTATGTATCAAAAGATGAAGTTCCACAAGAAGTTATTGAAAAAGAAAAAGAAATTTATGTAGCTAAAGCAAAAGAACAGGGCAAACCTGATCATATAATTGAAAAAATAGTAGAAGGACAGATTAAAAAATACTTAGAAAGTATATGTCTCCTTGATCAGCCTTTTGTAAAAAATCCAGATGTAACCATTTCTCAGTATATTGCTGAAAAAATCGCTAAAATTGGTGAAAACATAAAAGTTAGAAGATTTGTTAGATACCAGCTTGGTGAGGGTATCGAAAAAAAGCAGGAAAACTTTGTGGAAGAAGTGATGAAACAGGTGAGGGGGGCTTAA
- a CDS encoding ACP phosphodiesterase: protein MNFLVHIYLSKDREDTLVGNFLGDYLKGDINKFPPFLRTGIIFHRKIDSFSNSHKSHIKNSNILKTLFGRFAPIAVDILADIYLFESFHLFEKQDRVTFFNNIRSKLLEKSKTLDFPILQTLRRRNWFLEYRENNALFFIHRRLHNYLEIKPDDFLKLYNDNKEVLFNNYFILINDLKKFFQ, encoded by the coding sequence ATGAATTTTCTTGTACATATTTATCTCTCAAAAGATAGAGAAGACACTCTTGTTGGTAATTTTTTAGGCGATTACCTGAAAGGTGATATTAACAAATTTCCTCCTTTCTTAAGAACAGGTATTATTTTTCACAGAAAAATCGACTCCTTCTCCAACTCACATAAAAGCCATATTAAAAATAGCAATATTCTCAAAACACTCTTCGGTAGATTTGCTCCCATTGCTGTTGATATATTGGCAGATATATATCTTTTTGAATCTTTTCACCTTTTTGAAAAGCAAGACAGAGTCACATTTTTTAACAACATTCGGAGCAAACTTCTTGAAAAAAGTAAAACCCTTGATTTTCCAATTTTACAAACTTTAAGAAGAAGGAATTGGTTTTTAGAATATCGAGAAAACAATGCACTCTTTTTTATTCATAGACGTCTTCATAACTATCTTGAAATAAAACCAGATGACTTTCTTAAACTGTATAACGATAACAAAGAAGTTTTATTTAACAACTACTTCATTTTAATCAACGATCTAAAAAAATTTTTTCAATAA
- a CDS encoding DUF4198 domain-containing protein produces the protein MKKFISLSLIILFLSIGNVFAHFQMIIPDTDVVTSNKHLNLKLKYIFMHPFEQNYMNMEEPIEAGVYFNGKKQIFTKSLKSYKINNLSAWKSTYKIKRPGDYIFYVIPKPYFEPAEEKFIQHITKVVVNAFYLENGWDNKIGLKAEIVPLTRPYGVWKGNTFRGVVLKDGKPVPFAEIEVELFNDKGIKAPNDTFITQVIKADANGVFTYSFPFAGWWGFAALMEDDKMIEKDGKKYPVELGAVFWLKVYDTK, from the coding sequence ATGAAAAAATTTATTTCACTTTCTTTAATAATCTTGTTTTTATCAATTGGAAACGTCTTTGCTCATTTTCAAATGATTATACCTGATACCGATGTTGTAACATCAAACAAACACTTGAATTTAAAGCTCAAATATATTTTTATGCATCCATTTGAACAAAATTATATGAATATGGAAGAACCCATTGAAGCAGGCGTATATTTTAATGGGAAAAAACAAATTTTCACAAAATCACTGAAATCTTATAAAATTAATAATCTATCAGCTTGGAAATCAACCTATAAAATCAAAAGACCTGGTGATTATATATTTTATGTAATACCAAAGCCTTACTTTGAACCTGCAGAAGAAAAATTCATCCAGCATATAACAAAAGTTGTAGTCAATGCTTTTTATCTGGAAAATGGTTGGGATAATAAGATAGGTTTAAAAGCTGAAATTGTACCTCTCACCAGACCGTACGGAGTATGGAAAGGGAATACTTTCAGAGGGGTAGTTTTAAAAGATGGTAAACCTGTTCCTTTTGCAGAAATTGAAGTGGAACTTTTCAATGATAAGGGAATAAAAGCACCAAACGATACATTTATTACCCAGGTAATAAAAGCTGATGCAAACGGTGTATTTACATATAGTTTTCCATTTGCCGGTTGGTGGGGCTTTGCTGCACTAATGGAAGATGACAAAATGATCGAAAAAGATGGCAAGAAATATCCGGTAGAACTTGGTGCAGTTTTCTGGCTCAAAGTTTACGACACAAAATAA
- the cbiM gene encoding cobalt transporter CbiM, with protein sequence MHIADGILNVKVVIGADIVAAAPLIYSIYKLSYKELPKTALMSTLFFVASFIHVPFGPTSIHLILNGILGIILGIHSISAIFVALLLQFLLFGYGGLTTLGLNTLNMFAGAMVANYIYKGTKISAFLSGFLAVFISAIFLSLSLALSGKKFIEVAYASFFAHLPLMIIEGIVTMFIVEYLNKLWGEVK encoded by the coding sequence ATGCACATAGCAGACGGAATTTTAAATGTAAAAGTAGTTATCGGAGCCGACATAGTAGCTGCGGCTCCGCTTATCTATTCAATTTATAAACTCTCTTATAAAGAGTTACCGAAAACAGCACTCATGTCTACTCTTTTCTTCGTAGCATCTTTTATTCACGTCCCTTTTGGCCCTACATCTATTCATCTAATACTTAACGGAATCTTAGGTATAATATTAGGAATTCATTCTATTTCGGCAATTTTTGTGGCTCTGCTTTTGCAATTCTTGCTTTTCGGATACGGAGGTTTAACCACACTTGGATTAAATACCTTAAACATGTTTGCAGGTGCCATGGTAGCTAATTATATCTATAAAGGGACAAAAATCAGTGCTTTTCTATCAGGTTTTCTTGCAGTATTCATTTCCGCCATTTTTCTATCATTGTCACTTGCATTAAGTGGAAAAAAATTTATCGAAGTGGCTTATGCTTCATTCTTTGCTCATTTACCACTAATGATAATCGAAGGTATAGTAACAATGTTTATTGTGGAATATTTAAACAAACTATGGGGTGAAGTAAAATGA
- a CDS encoding energy-coupling factor transporter transmembrane component T has translation MNFNFLFLSLIFYAFSIAFKSNFTFIDIIPIFILFIFSIRKIEFLKFVVYLLKLNIFIFFLIMTIYLFHRDFYSIKLILIRVNLIIIFNLLVILSHQKHEIFNSLVHLKIPWKIKALLIFSFKYIDIFFSEKDKLLETLKIRNFKSKTNLLTYKTIASIIGALIHRAFLKAQALQDALITRNFNGKFYTLSKPSISLNDYLLLIATIIIFSYNLLNGM, from the coding sequence ATGAATTTTAACTTCCTTTTCCTATCCCTAATTTTTTACGCGTTTTCCATTGCCTTTAAAAGTAATTTTACGTTTATTGATATTATACCAATTTTTATCCTGTTTATTTTTAGTATTAGAAAAATAGAGTTTTTAAAATTTGTAGTTTATCTTTTGAAGTTAAACATATTCATTTTCTTTCTTATCATGACGATTTACCTTTTCCATCGTGACTTTTATTCTATTAAATTAATTCTTATTAGAGTAAATTTAATAATCATATTTAATTTGCTTGTAATACTCTCCCATCAAAAACATGAAATTTTCAACTCATTAGTCCATTTAAAAATTCCATGGAAAATTAAGGCTTTGCTGATTTTCTCTTTTAAATATATTGACATATTTTTTTCAGAAAAAGATAAATTATTAGAAACTTTAAAGATTAGAAACTTTAAATCAAAAACTAATTTATTAACATACAAAACCATTGCATCAATAATAGGAGCACTGATTCATCGAGCTTTTCTAAAGGCTCAAGCTTTACAGGATGCACTTATTACAAGAAACTTTAATGGCAAATTTTACACTCTCTCAAAACCTTCAATAAGCTTAAATGATTACCTTTTACTTATTGCAACAATTATAATATTTAGTTACAATCTGTTAAACGGTATGTGA